The proteins below are encoded in one region of Reichenbachiella sp. 5M10:
- a CDS encoding outer membrane beta-barrel protein, with translation MRYRLVVLVCVMMWSTSSYAQFWFGPKFGGQLITPQYEHKAHADSFNTSSKINWHAGVAFDYSTKSNFEVHTELVYMRVNNRSVSTSKYETPIDDGGLGGQVVDSKTVNHYLSAPLMARLVFLKDRNIQLMAQMGPRLSYWLGGTGTLSTDELESFGEDQIDYQVKFMDLTEEELEEINEPGTFIISKPNRLQYALDFGFGMIIEPSPMSRIILDVKYSFGHSFLAFNEGNKMSDALLYQEDTEYRTNMLVLSAAYMFGYDSRLSKKGKSTSKVKTKRK, from the coding sequence ATGAGATATAGATTGGTAGTGTTGGTGTGCGTGATGATGTGGTCTACATCGTCTTACGCACAATTTTGGTTTGGTCCAAAGTTTGGAGGACAGTTGATTACACCGCAATACGAGCATAAGGCGCATGCGGACAGTTTCAATACCTCGTCAAAAATAAATTGGCACGCGGGGGTAGCTTTTGATTATTCCACCAAGAGCAATTTTGAAGTACATACCGAACTGGTATACATGCGGGTCAATAATAGGAGTGTGAGTACTTCGAAATATGAAACGCCTATCGATGATGGAGGTCTGGGAGGACAGGTCGTAGATAGCAAGACAGTCAATCACTACCTGTCTGCGCCGCTGATGGCGAGATTGGTGTTTTTAAAGGATAGAAACATCCAGTTGATGGCCCAAATGGGTCCGAGGCTGAGTTATTGGCTGGGAGGCACGGGGACACTGAGTACCGATGAGTTGGAGAGTTTTGGTGAAGATCAGATTGATTACCAAGTCAAGTTTATGGATTTGACCGAAGAAGAATTGGAAGAGATCAACGAGCCAGGGACTTTTATTATTTCCAAACCCAACCGTTTGCAGTATGCTTTAGACTTTGGGTTTGGGATGATCATCGAACCGTCCCCGATGAGTCGTATCATCCTAGATGTCAAGTATAGCTTTGGACATTCGTTCTTGGCGTTCAATGAGGGCAACAAGATGTCGGATGCCTTGTTGTACCAAGAGGATACAGAGTACCGTACCAACATGCTTGTCCTGTCTGCGGCCTATATGTTTGGGTATGATTCTAGACTGAGTAAGAAAGGAAAGAGTACCTCAAAGGTCAAAACCAAGAGGAAGTAG
- a CDS encoding PorP/SprF family type IX secretion system membrane protein encodes MKKKILSLSLIVLLATFKLVAQDQRVYSQFFMNPYVLNAAYAGSTGYTTIFGVHRQQWVGLDGAPMDSHVSFNTPLKNNLSIGAMAYNGKANAISTSGAKVSGGYLLQLDRKQFLRFGLSIGGGYTGYDVDAGIDPTLAALADANTSFVTADLGIAYFYNNFTLGLAVPNLIGRDVVSTDSFSEIQLKPYENLLLQGSYRFLIDKNFAIEPHVLYRFSTVNMPQYEIAAIAHIGHIVWAGLNYREQYGMALLAGFKVQEKWAVGFSYEYGKTELEGYSSGTIEVSLGFNLGDKKKDQKQAQSFIQNFKKTRAQEQRAAQRRQQLAEQRAAQRAAEAEAAAVAAAPTETAPVEEEAPVEEEMPVATAPATIEEALPASEVVVSETIDESIPLKHRTNSGGEWELGATYIQTMKDSTTQSTVKWHHALTETPDSEAQLPENTVKKGKHFLELPAGHHVVAGEFDDFQAAEDYSDEIFEMGYHGAIVGYVSSMKQYVVVVHKGATMRQAEEEQKVWSSRHNLDHVYILNVLN; translated from the coding sequence ATGAAGAAGAAGATATTATCACTGTCGCTGATTGTCCTATTGGCGACATTTAAGCTCGTTGCTCAAGATCAACGTGTGTACAGCCAATTTTTTATGAATCCGTATGTCCTCAATGCCGCCTATGCTGGCTCTACGGGGTATACCACCATCTTTGGTGTGCACCGCCAACAATGGGTTGGACTAGATGGCGCACCGATGGACTCACACGTCAGCTTCAATACCCCACTCAAAAACAACCTTTCGATAGGAGCCATGGCCTACAATGGCAAAGCCAATGCAATCAGCACGTCTGGAGCCAAAGTATCTGGTGGCTATCTCCTCCAACTTGACAGGAAGCAATTCTTACGATTTGGCTTATCTATAGGTGGGGGCTACACTGGATATGATGTAGACGCTGGAATAGATCCTACCCTAGCTGCACTTGCAGATGCCAACACCTCTTTTGTTACCGCTGATTTAGGCATTGCATACTTTTACAACAACTTCACCCTAGGGCTAGCAGTCCCCAACTTGATAGGCAGAGATGTCGTCAGTACGGACAGCTTCAGTGAAATACAACTCAAACCTTATGAAAACCTGCTTTTGCAAGGGAGCTATCGATTTTTGATCGACAAGAATTTTGCCATTGAACCTCATGTGCTCTATCGTTTTTCGACAGTCAACATGCCTCAATATGAAATAGCGGCCATCGCCCACATCGGTCACATCGTCTGGGCAGGACTCAACTACCGTGAGCAATACGGCATGGCTTTATTGGCAGGCTTCAAGGTCCAAGAAAAATGGGCAGTAGGCTTCTCCTATGAATATGGAAAAACAGAACTCGAAGGATACTCCTCTGGCACCATAGAGGTCAGTCTTGGCTTCAACCTTGGAGACAAAAAGAAAGACCAAAAACAAGCACAATCGTTCATTCAAAACTTCAAGAAAACAAGAGCGCAAGAACAACGTGCAGCACAACGTAGACAACAACTTGCCGAGCAGCGTGCTGCTCAACGCGCTGCAGAAGCAGAAGCCGCTGCAGTAGCAGCTGCCCCTACCGAAACTGCACCTGTAGAAGAAGAAGCTCCTGTCGAAGAAGAGATGCCAGTAGCCACTGCACCTGCAACCATCGAAGAGGCTCTCCCTGCCAGTGAAGTTGTCGTTAGCGAAACTATCGATGAGAGCATCCCTCTCAAGCACCGCACCAATTCCGGAGGCGAATGGGAACTAGGCGCGACCTACATTCAAACCATGAAAGACAGTACGACTCAGTCTACAGTCAAATGGCACCATGCCTTGACTGAAACCCCTGACTCAGAAGCCCAATTGCCCGAAAACACTGTCAAAAAAGGAAAGCACTTCCTCGAATTGCCTGCTGGACACCACGTTGTGGCAGGAGAATTTGACGATTTTCAAGCGGCCGAAGATTACAGTGACGAAATCTTCGAGATGGGATACCATGGCGCTATCGTAGGCTATGTATCTTCTATGAAGCAATATGTAGTCGTCGTACACAAAGGAGCGACCATGAGACAAGCCGAAGAAGAACAAAAGGTTTGGAGTTCTCGACACAATCTCGATCACGTTTACATTTTGAATGTATTGAATTAA